A single genomic interval of Acidimicrobiales bacterium harbors:
- the hisC gene encoding histidinol-phosphate transaminase: protein MPVPPRADLALVPGYHSPQVDVPVRLNTNESPYPPPDAWREALADEVLRVDWHRYPDRSAGALRSAIGERHGVGPEHVFAANGSNEVLQTVCLTFGGPGRTALTFEPTYALHAHIARLAGTEVVTAERGEDFVLNPSDVAGAVAAASASIVFLCSPNNPTGTVDDPAVVAAARSAGAGLVVVDEAYGEFASRSLVAEAAGSDDLVVTRTFSKTWSMAAGRLGYCVASADVVAELERVVLPYHLDALKQAAGRLALRHVDDMDARVAALVAERRRVVAGLDRLPVRHWPSGANFVLFRPLARDGAEVWQELVDRGVLVRNCAGWPRLSGCLRVTMGTPEEGDAFLAALEEVLS, encoded by the coding sequence GTGCCCGTCCCGCCCAGGGCCGACCTGGCCCTCGTCCCCGGCTACCACTCGCCCCAGGTCGACGTGCCCGTCCGCCTGAACACCAACGAGTCGCCCTACCCGCCGCCCGACGCCTGGCGGGAGGCCCTGGCCGACGAGGTGCTGCGGGTCGACTGGCACCGCTACCCGGACCGGTCGGCTGGCGCGCTGCGGTCGGCCATCGGCGAGCGCCACGGCGTCGGGCCGGAGCACGTGTTCGCGGCGAACGGCTCCAACGAGGTGCTCCAGACCGTGTGCCTCACGTTCGGCGGGCCGGGGCGGACGGCGCTGACCTTCGAGCCGACCTACGCCCTGCACGCCCACATCGCCCGGCTGGCCGGCACCGAGGTGGTCACCGCCGAGCGGGGCGAGGATTTCGTGCTGAATCCATCCGACGTGGCCGGCGCCGTCGCCGCCGCGTCGGCCTCGATCGTGTTCCTGTGCTCGCCGAACAACCCGACCGGCACGGTCGACGACCCCGCCGTCGTCGCCGCGGCCAGGTCCGCCGGCGCCGGGCTCGTCGTGGTGGACGAGGCCTACGGCGAGTTCGCGTCGCGGTCGCTCGTGGCCGAGGCCGCCGGGTCGGACGACCTCGTCGTCACCCGCACGTTCTCGAAGACGTGGTCGATGGCCGCCGGGCGGCTCGGCTACTGCGTGGCGTCGGCGGACGTGGTCGCCGAGCTGGAGCGGGTCGTCCTGCCCTACCACCTGGACGCGCTCAAGCAGGCGGCCGGCCGCCTCGCCCTCCGCCACGTCGACGACATGGACGCCAGGGTCGCCGCGCTGGTCGCCGAGCGGCGCCGGGTGGTGGCCGGGCTGGACCGCCTGCCCGTGCGCCACTGGCCGTCCGGCGCCAACTTCGTGCTGTTCCGGCCGCTCGCCAGGGACGGCGCCGAGGTGTGGCAGGAGCTGGTGGACCGGGGCGTGCTGGTGCGCAACTGCGCCGGCTGGCCCCGCCTGTCCGGCTGCCTGCGGGTGACGATGGGGACGCCGGAGGAGGGCGACGCCTTCCTCGCCGCGCTGGAGGAGGTGCTGTCCTGA
- the hisB gene encoding imidazoleglycerol-phosphate dehydratase HisB, translating to MGRTATRRRVTGETAVDVAVDLDGSGRVEVATGLPFFDHMLAQLGRHAGFDLTVKADGDLEVDAHHTVEDTAITIGEAVREALGDKAGVRRFASGLFPLDEALVEVALDLSGRPWLSFDVELGEVLPLGTPPFDPQLSEHFWQSFATTAAVTLHVTKRAGRNTHHVVEATFKGVARCLRDAVRVEGGGVPSTKGSL from the coding sequence ATGGGCCGGACCGCGACGCGCCGCCGGGTGACCGGCGAGACGGCCGTGGACGTCGCCGTCGACCTCGACGGCAGCGGCCGGGTCGAGGTGGCCACCGGGCTGCCGTTCTTCGACCACATGCTCGCCCAGCTGGGCCGGCACGCCGGGTTCGACCTGACCGTGAAGGCCGACGGCGACCTCGAGGTCGACGCCCACCACACCGTCGAGGACACGGCCATCACGATCGGCGAGGCCGTCCGGGAGGCGCTCGGCGACAAGGCCGGCGTCCGCCGGTTCGCCAGCGGGCTGTTCCCGCTCGACGAGGCCCTGGTGGAGGTGGCGCTCGACCTGTCGGGCCGGCCGTGGCTGTCCTTCGACGTCGAGCTCGGCGAGGTCCTGCCCCTCGGCACGCCGCCGTTCGACCCGCAGCTGTCCGAGCACTTCTGGCAGTCGTTCGCGACGACGGCGGCCGTCACCCTGCACGTGACCAAGCGGGCCGGGCGCAACACCCACCACGTGGTCGAGGCCACGTTCAAGGGCGTGGCCCGCTGCCTGCGCGACGCCGTGCGGGTCGAGGGCGGCGGGGTGCCGTCGACCAAGGGGTCGCTGTAG